In the genome of Anabaena cylindrica PCC 7122, the window ACCCCCAAGTCAATACTTGGGCTAACAAAATCTTAGCAGTATTATCCAAAGAGATAACCCGTGTCTGACTTAACTCCCACCTATTTTATCAGCCAAGAATTGCGTGATTTGCTCATGCACCAAATTGGTGAAATCAAAAAAGAAAATGTTACCTTACAGCAATCATTACGAGAACAACAAACTCAAACAGCATCCGAAACTGAAGATTTATTTTTAGAACTTTTAGAAGTTGCTGATGCATTAGAAGCTTTATTAACTTATTTGGAAAATAATCCCAGTCCTAGCCCAGAATTCATAGAACGCTTACCCTGTTCTGTAGCCGCAGTGAATCGAAAATTTTTGAGTGTATT includes:
- a CDS encoding nucleotide exchange factor GrpE; its protein translation is MSDLTPTYFISQELRDLLMHQIGEIKKENVTLQQSLREQQTQTASETEDLFLELLEVADALEALLTYLENNPSPSPEFIERLPCSVAAVNRKFLSVLGKRQLIPIELQAGIEPDFNLCRVIDREERTDVPDQTITKIVRRGFRWGEKILRPTEVITAKVESSLDGNIN